In one Kluyveromyces marxianus DMKU3-1042 DNA, complete genome, chromosome 4 genomic region, the following are encoded:
- the SPP381 gene encoding U4/U6-U5 snRNP complex subunit SPP381 — protein MAKAMAIRHFRGRGADSGQLSRSSSSSASEDEPENHAAEEPHKEPPASSDSSDSDEDSSSSSSDEDSDDGPALVKPVFLKRKRPGPNQGTQDLDDDDNSNANSNANDNQEPNPTLVRAAHFATATHQEKLLASNTFDTSIAAQVMALDDTDDLDPEQELHDWQQRHHSRIAREREKKLQAQLEIEEQEMRRSTNLSPDAESTTTSTTTTTTAPVPTSSHATTKPLRKPSSNPARLSKSNMQLPNIHTSPSSHHDTEYSYIE, from the coding sequence ATGGCCAAGGCGATGGCAATCAGACACTTTCGGGGACGGGGAGCAGATTCCGGTCAGCTTTCCAGAAGCTCGTCCAGCAGCGCATCGGAAGATGAGCCCGAGAATCACGCAGCTGAGGAGCCACACAAGGAACCGCCTGCCAGCAGCGACAGCAGCGACAGCGATGAGGatagcagcagcagcagcagcgaTGAGGACAGTGATGACGGTCCGGCCTTGGTTAAACCGGtgttcttgaaaagaaagcgTCCCGGACCGAACCAAGGCACTCAAGATCTAGACGATGACGACAATTCCAATGCCAATTCCAATGCCAATGACAACCAAGAACCAAACCCGACCCTCGTCAGGGCCGCCCATTTCGCTACGGCTACACACCAAGAAAAACTCCTCGCCTCAAACACCTTCGACACCTCCATCGCTGCCCAGGTCATGGCCCTCGACGACACCGATGACCTCGATCCCGAACAAGAACTGCATGACTGGCAACAACGACACCACAGCCGTATAGCCAGAGAAAGGGAAAAGAAACTCCAAGCACAGCTCGAAATCgaggaacaagaaatgAGAAGATCCACCAATCTGTCACCAGATGCAGAAAGTACTACTACCtctactactactactactactgcaCCAGTACCGACCTCCAGCCATGCAACCACCAAACCCCTACGCAAACCCTCCTCCAACCCAGCCCGTCTCTCCAAGAGCAACATGCAACTCCCAAACATCCATACCAGCCCCTCTTCCCACCATGACACAGAGTACTCGTATATCGAATAA
- a CDS encoding POU domain-containing protein (class 3, transcription factor 4) — protein sequence MKLSTLFISLVLALGSVDAHKKHNNGHHKGHRKGGHHHKANLTREFAAEVARTIVNHGDVLHVSTLREDGYPVTMPEYYVSSDYCKGVESTGNPILVLMNVSSTLQHFKDNGKLTMTVEGRKHHAPVMESPRANLFGTLKEVETSDALKACFAKRHPDSASWLPGTDGLVHDAAFYEFDVEKLYYVGGFGNVAYIGDIDGELYHSSQPLKHGKHHHKGGKAKDESEKEVVEKPKESLAEKLKAWVFASAGETDRYVEQHPFSNEVKNDDETKSEKSVVGKKHKKNKNKGCHGKKKSEAAGAADEASSGSGSGPSSSWESAKALLLDVVNKY from the coding sequence ATGAAACTCAGTACATTGTTTATATCGCTAGTGCTAGCGCTAGGGTCAGTTGATGCGCATAAAAAGCACAATAATGGTCATCACAAGGGCCATCGCAAAGGTGGTCATCACCACAAGGCGAACCTAACTCGCGAATTTGCAGCCGAAGTTGCACGGACGATTGTGAACCACGGGGACGTGTTGCATGTGTCGACCCTGCGGGAAGATGGGTATCCTGTGACGATGCCAGAGTACTATGTCTCGTCAGATTACTGCAAAGGTGTGGAATCGACGGGGAACCcaattttggttttgatgAACGTTTCGTCGACTCTACAACATTTCAAGGATAACGGGAAGCTGACGATGACTGTTGAGGGCAGAAAACACCATGCTCCTGTGATGGAATCGCCTCGTGCCAATCTCTTTGGTACTTTGAAGGAAGTGGAAACGAGCGATGCGTTGAAGGCCTGTTTTGCAAAGAGACACCCGGATTCTGCCTCTTGGCTACCAGGCACGGACGGGTTGGTCCACGACGCTGCGTTCTATGAGTTCGACGTTGAGAAGTTGTACTACGTTGGTGGGTTTGGTAACGTGGCATACATTGGCGACATTGACGGGGAATTGTACCATTCGTCGCAGCCATTGAAGCACGGTAAACACCATCATAAGGGCGGGAAGGCTAAGGACGAGTCCGAAAAAGAAGTGGTGGAAAAGCCCAAGGAATCGCTAGCTGAGAAATTGAAGGCATGGGTTTTCGCCAGTGCCGGCGAAACTGATCGTTACGTTGAGCAACACCCATTCTCTAACGAAGTGAAAAATGACGACGAGACTAAGTCCGAAAAGTCTGTTGTTGGCAAGAAgcacaagaaaaacaagaacaaaggCTGCCAcggcaagaagaaatccGAGGCAGCGGGGGCAGCAGACGAGGCCAGTTCTGGGTCTGGGTCTGGACCCAGCTCGTCCTGGGAGAGCGCCAAGGCTTTGCTCTTGGATGTAGTCAATAAGTATTAG
- the UTP10 gene encoding snoRNA-binding rRNA-processing protein UTP10, protein MSSLRDQLAQVAQNNATVALDRKRRQKLHSASLVYNPKTAATQDYEQIYETALESFHSLVELDSRFKVFGNSLFSETSVSIDRNVQTKDQIKDLDNAVNAYLMLVSSRWHLTPALHATEWLIRRFQIHIHNAEMLLLSTLNHYQTPVFKRILNIVKLPALFNPFSNFVRNDKNPTDLTLIKLFNDMDFLKLYSNYLSKVIKQKVTYTNQLLFTTCCFINVIAFNATDEDKLNKLVPIILEISAKLLASDSSDCQMAAHTMLAVFATALPLNKNIIIAATETILANLKEANVKKSALLTIFKLFQTLKGQGNIDQLPIKIYKLFDNSFTLEYLLDYLNTANKESSSADKFFTAYIRSVIRYDHDKLNKIVKLLRLIKLQKYEVRSIITDLIHLSEVLEDKSQLVEVFEYFISINESLVLKCLQALNLSGEAFEIKLTTSLFSSKDASEQSGEDIMKALDNSKTAANNGANGSTVPFKEFMTKNSEFISTKAESMIVAADEKFVKLLSLFIEAVGKGYQPGLFLSSFFTTLESRITFVLRIVVSPGSPVALRLIALTQLSKFINGIDEQTDIFSFVPILITALSDVSKSVRSNAKKVLQQISKRPFTGKYFLSNKLYGDDQKVPMLSPKDSKPWLSNFLNEYIIENTDISSLIIPSKNDMVYMLFWCNQALYVPLAYSKMVLLNVVTSVPQYNSSYSKVFETFMANYISERGVWENKCMKNKTNFKMFEEAVCSIVAPKEKNAFVIDFIINCLESEHEQLSGIMAKKLLAVYPTLKYPNQLKIVQSIIDSSTEKELSYDSIEILQSLPISTDIFVSILKSNTINNDDQTDLTKRRRRRSSTVNKNALQKEDVSQIAELHLKKITIVLETLDKLKVEGNESLLNSLFTLLSDLETLDHDGGLPVLYAQETLSSCLLNSISSLKVSDGSMKLSSIRADILVAAIRASSSPQMQNKLLLVIGALASISPETILHSVMPIFTFMGAHTIRQDDEFSTLVVERTISTVVPALLKSAKGENKSDEIEFLLMSFATAFPHVPKHRRVRLYSTLVQELGPSTAIAPFSFLIAHQYSSCLEKFKIAESKSYIEFFKTFSGKFDVIDLLHGYNELFSLIELLDYESLHSKSSQTRTLFSNGITNMSKSELFNLKKNALDFIDKVIGESKSDYYNTSSNLKLRLLGVLIDSTLDDTVKDQLRDTFSTLLGRTLLMINSTDDYAVQKRLSSGKTEDEENSESENEIDHKDLKEVLFNLLSHILELLPIGDFVASTLPLLQGKTDESVRHHLTLVTANKFNEEPIDSFEVANDVLQTLVNIVENEQESTSMLQVTLNTIGSIVSRFGDKLDSSVLMKTMDNACKLLKSGTTEIEISSLTVLATVIQVLGVKTIAFYSKVVPVTIDIFRKIQNTQNELKEQLQLAIILLFTAMIKKIPSFLLSNLQDVFVILFNSDEVADSVRLSVISLIVEHIPLNDVLKTLQKVWLSDVSKNGDSVAVSLFLSTLESTVEAIDKKHATQQSPVFFRLLLNLFEYRSICDFDENTINRIEASAHHIANMYVLKLNDKVFRPLFALVVNWAFNGEGVTNTDMPKEERLIAFYKFYNKTQENLRSIITSYFTYLLEPTTKLLNQFISGEVKNTNLRRLVLICLTSSFKYDREEYWKSTSRFELVSEALINQLSNIEDVIGKYIVKAIGSLATNNAGVEEHNKIMSDLMISHMKSTCQTREKFWAVRSMKLIYSKVGDGWLVLLPRLVPIIAELLEDEDETVEYEVRSGLVKVVENVLGEPFDRYLS, encoded by the coding sequence ATGTCGTCCTTGCGTGATCAATTAGCTCAAGTGGCCCAGAACAATGCCACTGTTGCTCTTGacagaaagagaagacaGAAGTTGCATTCTGCGTCCTTGGTTTACAACCCAAAGACGGCAGCTACACAGGACTATGAGCAGATATACGAGACGGCATTGGAATCCTTCCATTCGTTAGTTGAGCTTGATTCGAGGTTCAAGGTATTTGGGAACTCGTTGTTCAGTGAGACTTCTGTATCGATCGATAGGAATGTGCAGACGAAAGACCAGATCAAGGACTTGGATAATGCGGTGAACGCATACTTGATGCTTGTGTCTTCGAGATGGCATCTCACTCCGGCATTGCATGCCACGGAATGGTTGATCCGTAGGTTTCAGATTCACATACACAACGCAGAGATGCTTCTTTTGTCCACGTTGAACCATTACCAAACGCCGGTGTTCAAGAGGATTTTGAACATTGTGAAGCTACCGGCTCTCTTCAACCCGTTCTCGAACTTTGTCAGAAACGACAAGAACCCAACCGACTTGACGTTGATTAAGTTGTTCAACGACATGGACTTTTTGAAGCTATATTCGAACTACTTGAGCAAAGTCATCAAGCAGAAGGTCACCTACACAAACCAGTTGCTCTTCACCACATGCTGCTTCATCAACGTCATTGCTTTCAATGCGACCGATGAGGACAAGCTAAACAAGTTGGTGCCTATTATCTTGGAAATTTCCGCAAAGCTTTTGGCTTCCGATTCCAGCGATTGCCAAATGGCTGCTCACACAATGTTAGCTGTTTTCGCCACAGCTCTTccattgaacaaaaacatcatcatTGCAGCCACAGAAACTATCCTAGCTAATTTGAAAGAGGCAAACGTCAAGAAATCGGCTTTGTTGACCATATTTAAGCTCTTCCAGACTTTGAAGGGTCAAGGCAACATAGATCAACTACCGATCAAAATTTACAAGCTCTTCGACAACTCTTTCACTCTTGAGTATCTATTGGATTATTTGAACACAGCCAACAAAGAGTCCTCTTCCGCTGACAAATTCTTCACAGCATACATTAGATCGGTGATCAGATACGATCATGACAAGTTAAACAAAATTGTTAAGCTACTAAGGTTAATCAAGCTCCAAAAGTATGAGGTTAGATCCATCATCACCGATTTGATTCATTTGTCggaagttttggaagacAAATCACAATTAGTCGAAGTGTTCGAATACTTCATTTCTATTAACGAATCTCTAGTGCTGAAATGCTTGCAAGCTCTAAACTTGAGCGGCGAAGCCTTTGAAATTAAGCTAACGACCTCTTTATTCTCGTCTAAAGATGCATCTGAACAATCTGGTGAAGATATCATGAAGGCGTTGGACAACTCAAAGACTGCTGCAAACAACGGTGCCAACGGGTCAACAGTGCCATTTAAGGAGTTCATGACCAAGAATTCTGAATTCATCTCCACAAAGGCAGAATCCATGAttgttgctgctgatgAAAAATTCGTCAAGcttttatctttatttATTGAAGCAGTCGGTAAGGGATACCAGCCAGGTCTTTTCTTGtcctctttcttcactACATTGGAAAGCAGAATCACTTTCGTTCTAAGGATCGTTGTCTCCCCAGGTTCTCCTGTTGCTTTAAGACTCATCGCTTTAACCCAGTTGAGCAAGTTTATCAACGGAATTGATGAGCAAACAGATATCTTCTCATTTGTTCCAATTCTTATCACAGCTCTATCGGATGTTTCTAAATCAGTTCGCTCCAATGCTAAAAAAGTCTTACAAcaaatttccaaaagacCATTCACAGGTAAATATTTCTTATCCAATAAGCTTTATGGAGACGACCAAAAGGTGCCCATGTTAAGTCCAAAGGATAGTAAACCTTGGCTatcaaactttttgaatgaGTACATCATAGAAAACACTGATATATCATCTCTTATCATTCCTTCTAAGAATGACATGGTGTATATGTTGTTCTGGTGTAACCAGGCGTTATATGTGCCACTTGCATACTCAAAAATGGTTTTATTGAATGTTGTCACGTCTGTTCCTCAATATAACTCTTCTTACTCTAAAGTGTTTGAAACTTTTATGGCAAACTATATTAGTGAAAGGGGTGTATGGGAGAATAAATGCATGAAGAATAAAACCAACTTCAAGATGTTCGAGGAAGCTGTGTGCTCTATTGTTGCAcccaaggaaaagaatgcATTTGTTATTGACTTTATTATCAATTGTCTCGAGTCTGAACATGAACAACTATCAGGTATTATGGCAAAGAAGTTATTGGCAGTTTACCCAACCTTAAAGTACCCAAATCAACTAAAGATTGTGCAAAGCATCATAGACTCTTCTACCGAGAAAGAATTATCATACGATAGCATCGAGATCTTACAAAGTTTGCCAATCTCTACTGATATCTTTGTATCTATACTAAAGAGTAATACCATCAACAACGACGATCAAACGGATTTGactaaaagaagaagaagaagatcgTCAACCGTTAATAAAAATGCTTtgcaaaaagaagatgtttCTCAAATTGCAGAGTTGcacttgaaaaaaattaccATCGTCCTTGAAACCTTGGACAAGTTGAAGGTTGAGGGAAATGAAAGCTTATTGAACTCGCTCTTCACCTTACTATCTGATTTGGAAACACTTGATCATGATGGTGGACTTCCTGTTCTTTATGCTCAGGAAACTCTATCTTCCTGTTTATTGaattcaatttcttctttaaaagTCAGTGATGGTTCTATGAAGTTGTCTTCTATTAGAGCAGATATACTCGTTGCTGCAATTAGAGCATCGTCTTCACCTCAAATGCAAAATAAACTACTTCTAGTTATCGGTGCATTGGCTTCAATTTCTCCAGAAACCATCTTGCATTCTGTTATGCCAATATTCACTTTCATGGGTGCACATACCATCCGtcaagatgatgaattctCTACTCTAGTTGTGGAGCGCACTATTAGCACTGTTGTTCCTGCTTTATTAAAATCTGCAAAGGGAGAAAATAAATCAGATGAGATCGAATTTTTGTTAATGAGTTTTGCAACTGCATTCCCACATGTTCCAAAACATAGAAGAGTAAGACTTTACTCTACATTAGTTCAAGAGTTGGGCCCATCTACAGCAATTGCACCATTTTCATTCTTAATAGCTCACCAATATTCTAGCTGTttggaaaaattcaaaattgCTGAATCTAAGAGCTAcattgaattcttcaaaaccttcTCAGGTAAGTTCGATGTCATTGATCTATTACATGGTTATAACGAattgttttcattaatAGAGCTATTGGACTACGAATCCTTGCACAGTAAATCGTCTCAGACTAGAACCCTATTCTCAAATGGTATTACTAACATGAGCAAGTCCGAGTTGTtcaatttgaagaagaatgctCTAGATTTCATTGACAAGGTCATTGGAGAAAGCAAATCTGATTACTATAACACATCTAGTAACTTGAAGCTAAGATTATTAGGTGTATTAATTGATTCTACATTAGATGATACTGTTAAAGATCAACTCAGAGATACTTTCAGTACTCTACTAGGTAGAACGCTATTGATGATCAATAGCACAGATGACTACGCTGTTCAGAAAAGATTATCATCTGGGAAAAcggaagatgaagaaaactctgaaagtgaaaatgaaatagaTCATAAGGATTTGAAGGAAGTTTTGTTCAACTTGCTAAGTCACATCTTGGAATTACTTCCAATTGGTGATTTCGTTGCATCTACTCTTCCATTACTCCAAGGCAAGACGGACGAATCGGTGAGACATCATTTGACTTTAGTTACGGCTAACAAATTCAATGAAGAACCAATTGACTCGTTCGAAGTTGCTAATGATGTTTTACAGACTTTGGTCAACATCGTGGAGAATGAACAAGAATCTACTTCAATGTTGCAAGTGACTCTAAACACTATTGGTTCTATTGTTTCAAGATTTGGTGATAAATTGGATAGTTCAGTCTTGATGAAAACGATGGACAATGCCTGCAAGCTTCTAAAGTCTGGTACCactgaaattgaaatttcttctttgactGTTTTAGCTACTGTGATTCAAGTGTTAGGTGTTAAGACTATTGCATTCTATTCAAAGGTTGTGCCAGTCActattgatattttcagGAAAATTCAGAACACTCAAAACGAATTAAAGGAGCAATTGCAACTTGCTATTATCTTGCTATTCACTGCaatgatcaagaagatccCAAGTTTCCTATTGTCCAATTTGCAAGATGTATTTgtcattcttttcaattctgaTGAAGTGGCGGATTCTGTCAGACTTTCTGTGATCTCTTTGATTGTTGAACACATTCCATTGAACGATGTTCTAAAGACACTACAAAAAGTTTGGTTATCCGATGTTTCAAAGAATGGTGATTCTGTTGCTgtttcattatttttatcTACTTTAGAGTCTACGGTGGAAGCAATTGATAAGAAACATGCTACTCAACAATCACCTGTTTTCTTCAGACTACTTTTGAACTTATTTGAATACAGAAGCATCTGTGACTTTGATGAAAATACCATTAATCGTATTGAAGCTTCTGCCCATCACATTGCAAATATGTATGTTCTAAAATTGAATGATAAGGTATTCAGACCCCTTTTCGCATTAGTGGTCAATTGGGCTTTCAATGGGGAAGGTGTTACCAACACTGACATGCCAAAGGAGGAAAGACTCATTGCATTCTACAAGTTCTATAATAAGACACAAGAGAATTTGAGATCAATCATCACATCCTACTTTACCTACTTGTTGGAGCCAACAACGAAGCTTTTGAACCAATTTATTTCTGGAGAAGTTAAGAACACTAATTTACGCCGTTTGGTATTGATTTGtttaacttcttcatttaAATATGATAGAGAAGAATACTGGAAGTCTACCTCGAGATTTGAATTGGTCAGCGAAGCGTTAATCAACCAACTAAGTAACATTGAAGATGTTATCGGTAAGTATATTGTCAAGGCCATCGGTTCTTTGGCAACTAACAACGCTGGTGTCGAGGAACATAACAAGATAATGAGCGATCTAATGATCTCCCACATGAAGTCTACATGCCAGACCAGAGAAAAGTTCTGGGCTGTAAGGTCAATGAAGCTAATATACTCAAAGGTTGGAGACGGCTGGTTAGTATTATTACCACGTTTAGTTCCAATCATAGCtgaattgttggaagatgaagacgaaACAGTTGAGTACGAAGTTAGAAGCGGCTTAGTGAAGGTTGTTGAAAATGTATTGGGAGAACCATTCGACAGATACTTAAGCTAG
- the GMH1 gene encoding Gmh1p, whose product MSELPRTVRDFQPNHSNGMIPIVIKRLFKSPKNLDFETASWEMINLVIKPRMAFKSFYYKRQTKESWARDDPSFFILQIGLLTLSSMVWSVVYGHSFGQFLKMMIYMIFIDFFAFGAIMATFFWVILNRPFFKFRSALSARVEWAYCFDVHCNAFLIIWCLLYFLQFLLLPILNLHAWIALLLGNLLFCTAVGYYFILTFYGYSQLPFLKNINFILLPSLLMAILFFVSLFGIKLVDKFSFYNIS is encoded by the coding sequence ATGTCTGAACTTCCTCGCACGGTGCGTGATTTTCAGCCTAACCATTCTAATGGTATGATTCCAATTGTGATAAAGCGGTTGTTCAAATCGCCTAAGAACCTTGATTTTGAGACAGCTTCATGGGAGATGATCAATTTAGTCATTAAACCACGTATGGCATTCAAGTCCTTCTATTACAAACGCCAGACAAAAGAATCTTGGGCTAGGGACgatccttctttttttattttacaAATTGGGTTGCTTACACTGAGCTCCATGGTATGGTCAGTTGTTTATGGACATAGTTTTGGACAATTCttaaagatgatgatatacATGATTTTCATCGACTTCTTTGCATTTGGTGCCATTATGGCAACTTTCTTCTGGGTCATTTTAAACCGTCCGTTTTTCAAATTTAGGAGTGCCCTCAGCGCAAGGGTGGAATGGGCGTACTGTTTTGATGTTCATTGCAACGCATTCTTGATCATTTGGtgtttattatatttccttcaattccTTTTATTGCCAATATTGAACCTGCATGCATGGATTGCTCTACTTTTAGGTAACTTGTTATTTTGCACTGCGGTAGGTTACTATTTCATTTTGACTTTCTATGGATACAGTCAGTTACCATTCCTGAAGAATATAAACTTTATACTACTGCCTTCGCTTCTGATGGCCATACTCTTTTTCGTGAGTTTGTTCGGCATTAAGTTGGTTGACAAGTTTAGCTTTTACAATATTTCTTAG